The sequence CGAGGGGAAGGAGACATTTTCTGGGGCTTCTCTGGGGGGGTAtgggtgtgtgggtgggtgtgcgTTTGACTGCATACTTTTAACTGAGCTATCTGCATTCCTGCTGCCACGAAGGGACCCACTGGAATCCAAGGCTGTTGCTGCTGGGGAGGGCAgggcagggaggggaggggaggggaggagggggctcTGCGACCCGTCCGTCATCAGGGCAATCTCTCTCCCCAGGACTAAAGATGATGGCTTGTAAGAGGTGGGGGGGGGtacctccaccccacccccctgcCAAGGACTCACACCGGCACCCACACAGTCTCGGAGAAACACGATAGATCCCGAGGCTTCGAAGACCTGGCGAGCTGGGGAAGATGCGGGGAGATCGGGTCCCACCCCCTCTTTTTTCCCTGGGAGGAAACTTCAATTCCACGCAGTAGAGGAACACGCCCAAAGGGCTCAGCCCCAGAAATTGGTGTCAAGGACCCTCGCTAGGGCATTCTCGGCcgagccctcctcccccatcgAGGCTTGTCCCGAGGAGCATAGGGGTGACCCCCCAGACGAGAGGGCGCGGGGACTGGGGAGCGACAGCCAGCCGCCCACTCGCACTGTGCCCAAAGTTAGCACTGCGGCGGTCTGCGCTCACCCCAACCCTTGGAGAGAGAGCCGTGGGCGGGGTGGGGCGCACCGGGGGCAGCCCGCGCCCCACCCTCCCCCAGGCGGGCGGCAGACCCCCCGGCCGGCCCTCGGCCGCCCGGGACTCACTCACCTGCAGCTCGGGCGGCGCGGCGAGGCGCGAGGGCAGAGCctcccggcggcggcggcggcggcggcgcgggGCAGCCCGGGCGGCGGCGGCACAGGAGCCTTTCCCCGCTGGCTGGCGCGCGCGCAGGAGGCACCAGGAGAATGGAGAGGCTGGCCggggaggaggggaaagcagAGGAGGGGGGCGCTAAGGAGGCGGGAGCGACCTCAGCATCCTCAGCATCCTCAGCATCCTCATCCTGCATCCCCGCAGCAGCATCCCCAGCAGCAGCCCGGCCGCGGCCAGGGCGCGAGCTGCACAGAGCCGGCCCCGCGCGGGCGGGGGACTTTGTAACCGCGCAGGCAGTACCATCGCCCCCCGGACTCGCGGGGGGGTGGAGGCGAGGGTGGGAGGGGGGCCGAGAGGCCCGCGCGCGGCTGGCGGTCAGGTGACAGCGGACCACCCTCCGCTGCGGAGGAGGGTGGTTCCTGCCCGAGAGGAGCCTCCCCCGGCCCACCCCCCCGGCGTGTTCTGATTGGAACTCCCGCATCATTAACATGCGAGAACCCGAGCCGGGGCCCGAGCACGTGACGCGCGGGCTCCCCCAGCCCCGGGTGGATTCCGGCTCGCGGATTCCCagcccgccccgccccctcccctccttcaGGTACCCCCTCCCCGTCCGGCTCCCCACCTTCTTGGAAAGCAGGAAGGGCATTATCCTGCGGCGCGCGCACGTCGGAGGGGCGGAGGCGCGATCTGGGGGTGCGGGGCTGCAGCGCGCTGCGCCACGGGTGCATCTGTTGCAAACCGCTCGGGGCTGCGGAGCCGGCGGGGACGCGCTCCCCCAGGCCGGCCCGGCCCCCGCCGCGCCTCCTTGCGAAGACCCCCACGgtcctgcctttctttttttttttttttttttaatgcacgttagtcttatttcttttcccgAATAAAGGCGACTATGAAGCGAGCATTAGCCCCGGCGTCGCTCAGGGGGCGAGGCAGGGGCTCCCCACCCCCGGCTGGCGAGGCGCCCCATCTCCCCGCCCCCGCCCTCCGGGAAGCCCGGGCGGGGACggaggcggggagggggggacggaggcggggaggggggagggggggacggaggcggggagggggggcgggTGCTCTCCGCAGGGCGGATTCGGTCCGGATCCTTTGTGAGGGCAAACAGTCATAAAggtcaaattaaaacaattaaagcTAGTGGGGCGAGAAGGGACACCCTGAAAGGTTGAGCGGGACTGCGCTATTAATCATCCATAAAGATAATTGCTTTGCCTATCGGAAGGAAATATAGCTGTGACAAGCGCCGCTGGGACTTGGGCATTCTCTGCCTGAATTCGAACGGCAGAGACAGGCCTGGAGGAGTGAGGCGGTGCCCGGGGTCCCCCTCCTTCCTCCGGGCGGCGGAGCGCCGAGGAGAAGCTGGGGAAAGCGCGGCCCTCTGCGCTCTCCGTGGGCATCCGCGTGTAACGTGCCCCCGTACTCAAGTAGTCGTGCGTGTGAATCAGtctgcgtgtgcgtgtgtgtgtctaTTCGCCGGTGTCTTTCAAACTTGGATTAAAGGGCTGCTAGACTGCATTAGGGCCCCGGACCTCTCGGAGGCGATTTCGGAATGGAGATCCCCAGACTAAGCCCTGGGCTCCCTCCGCAGTtaccccccttcccctcccctcccagaaGTGAGGCTCCCGAATGCGGCTTAGTCTCGTCCATCGGCCGTCCTAGAGGAGGCGGAAAGCTTCCTGCTCTCGGCTCGTCTCCCTCAGACCAATGGCAGTTCAGACgcccctccctcccactctcGGGGTTTTTCCAAACCCGAACACCGAGTCAAATCACCTGGGGGgctggaaaggag comes from Sarcophilus harrisii chromosome 5, mSarHar1.11, whole genome shotgun sequence and encodes:
- the LOC116419588 gene encoding formin-like protein 16 isoform X1 yields the protein MLMMREFQSEHAGGVGRGRLLSGRNHPPPQRRVVRCHLTASRARASRPPSHPRLHPPASPGGDGTACAVTKSPARAGPALCSSRPGRGRAAAGDAAAGMQDEDAEDAEDAEVAPASLAPPSSAFPSSPASLSILLVPPARAPASGERLLCRRRPGCPAPPPPPPPGGSALAPRRAARAADVALGMAMVAADLPKLRALSCKTRSRGHRGAGPEALLAQLLEARPELAAAEGSSGTNRRQWKLEKGRRDKLGFAGLPSLLLRRTRKGECACVYAPK
- the LOC116419588 gene encoding formin-like protein 16 isoform X2, which encodes MLMMREFQSEHAGGVGRGRLLSGRNHPPPQRRVVRCHLTASRARASRPPSHPRLHPPASPGGDGTACAVTKSPARAGPALCSSRPGRGRAAAGDAAAGMQDEDAEDAEDAEVAPASLAPPSSAFPSSPASLSILLVPPARAPASGERLLCRRRPGCPAPPPPPPPGGSALAPRRAARAADVALGMAMVAADLPKLRALSCKTRSRGHRGAGPEALLAQLLEARPELAAAEGSSGTNRRQWKLEKGRRDKLGFAGLPSLLLRRTRKANL